CAGGGAAAGTGCTATCCAAGAATGGTCCGATGCCGCTCGCGCAATTCGAGAAAGTTGTGCGGATCAACCTGATTGGCACATTCAACGTGACCCGCCTTGCAGCTTCCCACATGCAGCAAAACGAACCGGATTCAGAAGGAGCACGCGGGGTGATCATCAACACGGCTTCTGTAGCCGCGTATGAAGGACAAATCGGCCAGGCAGCATACAGCGCATCAAAAGGCGGTGTTGTCAGCATGACACTCCCGATCGCCCGGGAATTGGCATCGAGCGGCATCCGGGTGATGGCGATTGCTCCGGGACTGATCGATACACCGATGTTCGATGGGCTGCCGGATGCAGCCCGGGAAGCGCTTGCCGGAATGGTGCCGTTTCCAAAACGGCTCGGCAAGCCATCGGAATACGCACAGCTGGTGCAGCATATTATCGAAAACACATTGCTGAACGGGGAAGTCATCCGGCTGGATGGCGGCATCCGCATGCAGCCGAAGTGAGGAGTGGGAAAATGGCAAAGTACCGGTTTGAAGAAGAAGAACATGAACTGTTCCGCAAATCGCTGCGGAAATTCCTTGAAAAAGAAGCAGTGCCAAACTACGAGCAATGGGAGAAAGAGCGTTTAATTCCGAAGTCATTCTGGAAGAAGCTTGGAGATATGGGCTTTTTATGTCCGCAAGTGGAGGAAAAGTATGGCGGGCTGGATGCGGATTTCCGCTATGCCGTCATCATCGGTGAAGAGATGGAGCGCGTCGGGGCAAGCCTGACCGGTGTCGGTTTGCATAATGATATCGTTGCACCGTATATCGAATCCTACGGCACGGATGAGCAGAAAGCGCGCTGGCTGCCGGGCTGTGTAACGGGGGATCACATCATGGCCGTTGCCATGACAGAGCCAGGTGCCGGATCGGACCTCGCCGGCATCCAGACGACTGCGATCCGGGACGGGGATGACTATATCGTCAATGGTCAGAAAACTTTCATCACGAACGGGATCAATGCCGATCTCGTGCTGACCGTGGTGAAAACCGATCCCCAAGCGGAGCCGCGGCATAAAGGAATTTCGCTGTTGATGATTGAAGAGGGGATGCCGGGCTTTTCCCGAGGGCGTAAATTGGATAAAGTCGGTCTGCACGGACAGGATACAGCTGAACTGTATTTCGAAGATTGCCGGGTGCCGGCGTTGAATCTGATCGGCGACGAAGGAAAAGGATTTACATACTTAATGGAAAAACTGCAGCAGGAACGGCTGGTTGTGGCGCTTGCCGCACAAGTGGCTTCTGAAGATATGCTGGAAATGACGCTCGATTATGTGAAAGAACGAAAAGCGTTTGGCAAGCCGATCGGCTCGTTTCAGAATACGCAGTTCAAGCTGGCTGAAGTCGCGACAAAAGTGGAACTCGGCCACGCCTTCATCGAATCACTGGTGGAAGACCATATGGCGGGGAAGGACATCGTATCAAAAGTCTCGATGGCCAAATACTGGCTGACGGATACTGCGAAGAAAATCGCGGGTGAATGCATGCAGCTGCACGGCGGTTACGGCTATATGGAAGAATACAAAATTGCCCGGCGCTACCGGGATATTCCGGTCGCTGCCATTTATGCCGGCTCGAATGAAGTGATGAAGATGATTGTGGCTAAGCGGATGGGCTTATAATGACGGACAGCCTGACTGGAATCCGGGTGCTCGATGTGACTTTTTATCTGCCGGGGCCTTACGCAGCCAAACGGCTGGGGGATATGGGAGCTGAAGTGATCAAAATCGAACCGCCTGGCGGTGATCCGGCAGCTGTTCTGAGCGGGGGGCACGTTTATGGCGCGGTGAATAGCGGGAAAGAAATTATCCGTCTTGATTTGAAGAGCGAAGAGGGGCAGACGCGCATGACGGAGCTCGTCAGGTCAGCTGATGTGTTGATCGAGTCGTTCCGGCCTGGAGTCATGCACAAGTTCGGCTTTCATTATGAAGCGGTAAAGAACATTAAACCTGATCTAGTCTATTGTTCGCTTTCAGGATACGGGCAATCTGGTCCGCTTGCCCATTTGGGGAGTCACGACTTGAACTACCTGGCGATTTCCGGGAGTCTTTTGCAGATGGCCGGCCGCTATCGTTCTCCTGTGCCGCCGGTTAACACGTTTGCTGATTACATTGGTGGACTTGTTGCTTCTGAACAGATTTTAGGAGCACTTGTTAAAAGATTCAAAACTGGTGCGGGCGCTTACGTGGACATCGCGTTAGCAGATGCAGCAGCACAATTCCAAATTGTGCATGATCAATACTCCACAGCCAATGTTTCCGATATTGGCATACCGGAAATTGCCGGAACCGCCGCCTGTTATTCAGTTTATGAGACAGCGGATGGCCGGCACGTCACCTTGGGGGCGCTGGAAGGGAAATTCTGGCGCAACTTCTGTGAATTCGCTGAAGAGCCGGAATGGCAGGAGTATGGATTTGCTTCTGAAGAAAGTCCGGAGTATCAGGAAATTGCCGCATATTTTAAAACGAAAACCTGGCGTGAGTGGTATGACATTTCCATGGAAACGGATTGCTGTCTGGCACCGGTCCTCATGCCGCACGAACGGCACGAACATCCGTTTTATAAACAACTAAATGCGAGA
Above is a genomic segment from Planococcus lenghuensis containing:
- a CDS encoding 3-hydroxyacyl-CoA dehydrogenase is translated as MKGADIKAIVTGGASGLGEATVRQLIQSGGRAAILDLNEERGKQLADELGNHVIYLPTDVTDELQVAESLAAAAEKFKGINVAVNCAGIGTPGKVLSKNGPMPLAQFEKVVRINLIGTFNVTRLAASHMQQNEPDSEGARGVIINTASVAAYEGQIGQAAYSASKGGVVSMTLPIARELASSGIRVMAIAPGLIDTPMFDGLPDAAREALAGMVPFPKRLGKPSEYAQLVQHIIENTLLNGEVIRLDGGIRMQPK
- a CDS encoding acyl-CoA dehydrogenase family protein; amino-acid sequence: MAKYRFEEEEHELFRKSLRKFLEKEAVPNYEQWEKERLIPKSFWKKLGDMGFLCPQVEEKYGGLDADFRYAVIIGEEMERVGASLTGVGLHNDIVAPYIESYGTDEQKARWLPGCVTGDHIMAVAMTEPGAGSDLAGIQTTAIRDGDDYIVNGQKTFITNGINADLVLTVVKTDPQAEPRHKGISLLMIEEGMPGFSRGRKLDKVGLHGQDTAELYFEDCRVPALNLIGDEGKGFTYLMEKLQQERLVVALAAQVASEDMLEMTLDYVKERKAFGKPIGSFQNTQFKLAEVATKVELGHAFIESLVEDHMAGKDIVSKVSMAKYWLTDTAKKIAGECMQLHGGYGYMEEYKIARRYRDIPVAAIYAGSNEVMKMIVAKRMGL
- a CDS encoding CaiB/BaiF CoA transferase family protein, with translation MTDSLTGIRVLDVTFYLPGPYAAKRLGDMGAEVIKIEPPGGDPAAVLSGGHVYGAVNSGKEIIRLDLKSEEGQTRMTELVRSADVLIESFRPGVMHKFGFHYEAVKNIKPDLVYCSLSGYGQSGPLAHLGSHDLNYLAISGSLLQMAGRYRSPVPPVNTFADYIGGLVASEQILGALVKRFKTGAGAYVDIALADAAAQFQIVHDQYSTANVSDIGIPEIAGTAACYSVYETADGRHVTLGALEGKFWRNFCEFAEEPEWQEYGFASEESPEYQEIAAYFKTKTWREWYDISMETDCCLAPVLMPHERHEHPFYKQLNAR